From the genome of Solidesulfovibrio carbinolicus, one region includes:
- a CDS encoding TrpB-like pyridoxal phosphate-dependent enzyme: MEMKINLPEAEMPTQWYNALPDLPTPLAPPLDPQTKEPVTPEQLEVIFPKAVIEQEMSPQRWLPIPQPVLDVYRLYRPTPLVRAKRLEEALGVKCKIYYKNESVSPAGSHKPNTAIPQAFYNKAEGVRRLATETGAGQWGTALSFACSMLDMECTVYMVKVSYDQKPYRRILINAYGGEVFASPSNRTQTGRAMLESDPDCTGSLGLAISEAVEDAATHGDTKYALGSVLNHVLHHQTIIGLEVEKQLAMVGDKPDYLVGCVGGGSNFAGLVLPFLPRKLAGEAIEFIAVEPQACPTLTKGQFRYDYGDVAKLTPLLKMHTLGHAFMPAPIHAGGLRYHGDAPIVCNLAAEGLVNAQAYYQTECFEAAKLFLRTEGFLPAPETSHAIKGAIETAKKAKPGESVVFLYSGHGLLDLASYDAFLQGKLSDFAYPEEHIAEALKACPTVG; the protein is encoded by the coding sequence ATGGAGATGAAGATCAATCTGCCTGAGGCGGAGATGCCGACGCAGTGGTACAACGCCCTGCCCGATCTGCCCACGCCCCTGGCCCCGCCCCTTGATCCCCAGACCAAGGAGCCCGTGACTCCCGAGCAACTGGAAGTCATCTTTCCCAAGGCCGTCATTGAGCAGGAAATGTCGCCGCAGCGGTGGCTGCCCATTCCCCAGCCGGTGCTGGACGTCTACCGGCTCTACCGTCCCACGCCCCTGGTGCGAGCCAAGCGCCTGGAAGAGGCTCTCGGGGTCAAATGCAAGATCTATTATAAAAACGAATCCGTTTCGCCGGCCGGCTCCCACAAGCCCAACACCGCCATCCCCCAGGCCTTCTACAACAAGGCCGAGGGCGTACGCCGGCTGGCCACGGAGACCGGGGCCGGCCAGTGGGGCACGGCGCTGTCTTTCGCCTGTTCCATGCTGGACATGGAATGCACGGTCTATATGGTGAAGGTGAGCTACGACCAGAAGCCGTATCGGCGTATCCTCATCAACGCCTATGGCGGCGAAGTCTTTGCCTCGCCCTCCAACCGCACCCAGACCGGCCGGGCCATGCTGGAAAGCGACCCCGACTGCACCGGGTCGCTGGGGCTGGCCATTTCCGAGGCCGTGGAAGACGCCGCCACCCATGGCGACACCAAGTATGCCCTGGGCAGCGTGCTCAACCACGTGCTGCACCACCAAACCATCATCGGCCTGGAAGTCGAGAAGCAACTGGCCATGGTCGGTGACAAGCCGGATTATCTGGTGGGTTGCGTCGGCGGCGGCAGCAACTTCGCCGGACTCGTCCTGCCTTTTTTGCCGCGAAAGCTGGCTGGCGAGGCCATCGAGTTCATCGCCGTGGAGCCGCAAGCCTGCCCGACCCTGACCAAGGGGCAGTTCCGCTACGACTACGGCGACGTGGCCAAGCTCACGCCCCTGCTCAAGATGCACACCCTCGGCCACGCCTTCATGCCGGCCCCCATCCATGCCGGCGGGCTGCGCTATCACGGCGACGCGCCCATCGTGTGCAATCTGGCCGCCGAAGGGTTGGTGAACGCCCAGGCCTACTACCAGACCGAGTGTTTCGAGGCGGCCAAGCTGTTCCTGCGCACCGAGGGCTTTCTGCCCGCGCCGGAGACCTCCCATGCCATCAAGGGAGCCATCGAGACCGCCAAGAAGGCCAAGCCCGGCGAGTCGGTGGTGTTCCTCTATTCCGGCCATGGCCTCCTCGATCTAGCGTCCTACGACGCCTTCCTGCAGGGCAAATTGTCCGATTTCGCCTACCCGGAAGAACATATCGCCGAGGCCCTCAAGGCCTGCCCGACCGTCGGGTAA
- a CDS encoding alpha/beta fold hydrolase has product MATFVCIHGAFQGGWVWREVAKALAALGHEALAPTLSGCGHLAHAQGPGLGLATYVRDVEQFFELEDLEEAILVGHSYSGLICAGALSAIAPRLSGLVYVDALLPKPGDSFAGMAGEPFRAMLDARVRDGWQVLPWEAPLFGVAGDARESWFLSRLFPFPLAGFTDPTPDAPPAWPAKRHYVRCAANPNPMLAANAARAEAAGFAMQAMDAGHCPQITAPVELARVLAGIAETIVAA; this is encoded by the coding sequence ATGGCGACGTTTGTCTGCATCCACGGAGCATTTCAGGGCGGTTGGGTCTGGCGGGAGGTCGCCAAGGCCCTGGCTGCCCTGGGGCATGAGGCCTTGGCCCCGACATTGTCGGGTTGCGGCCATCTGGCCCACGCCCAGGGGCCGGGCCTGGGCCTGGCTACCTATGTTCGCGACGTCGAACAGTTTTTCGAGCTTGAGGATCTTGAGGAAGCCATCCTGGTCGGGCACAGCTACTCCGGGCTCATCTGCGCCGGAGCCCTGTCCGCCATCGCGCCGCGTCTGTCCGGGCTGGTCTACGTCGACGCGCTGCTGCCCAAGCCCGGCGACAGTTTTGCCGGCATGGCCGGCGAGCCGTTTCGGGCCATGCTGGACGCCCGGGTGCGCGACGGTTGGCAGGTGCTGCCCTGGGAAGCGCCCCTGTTCGGCGTGGCCGGCGACGCCAGGGAGTCCTGGTTCCTGTCGCGGCTGTTCCCGTTCCCCCTGGCCGGGTTCACCGACCCCACGCCAGACGCGCCGCCGGCCTGGCCGGCCAAGCGCCACTATGTGCGCTGCGCCGCCAACCCCAACCCCATGCTGGCCGCCAACGCGGCCCGGGCCGAGGCGGCCGGGTTCGCCATGCAGGCCATGGACGCCGGTCATTGCCCCCAGATCACGGCTCCGGTGGAGCTGGCCCGAGTGCTGGCCGGGATCGCCGAGACCATTGTCGCGGCCTGA
- the modA gene encoding molybdate ABC transporter substrate-binding protein codes for MKRLFAALLLVLAASLPASAGSITVFAAASLTNALADCKTGFEAAHPGDTLALEFAASGTLLERLGTGAPCDVFVSADPETMTLAVDRRRVDGATRRVVALNDLVLAVPAGNPAKVDNLDSLSRGGVRRIGVGNPESVPAGRYAKRALQQKALWFALTSKLVYYPSVRHVLAALAKGEIDAGFVYATDAAAGRAVAVAAPVPLPSPVTYVAAVAAKAADPKMAAAFINYLASPEGVATLGRYGFAPPPQQ; via the coding sequence ATGAAACGCCTGTTCGCCGCCCTCCTGCTTGTCCTGGCCGCCAGTCTCCCGGCCTCGGCCGGCTCCATCACCGTTTTCGCCGCCGCCAGCCTCACCAACGCCCTGGCCGACTGCAAAACCGGCTTCGAGGCCGCCCATCCCGGCGACACCCTCGCCTTGGAATTCGCCGCCTCGGGAACGCTGCTTGAACGCCTGGGCACGGGCGCGCCCTGCGACGTGTTCGTCAGCGCCGACCCTGAGACCATGACCCTGGCCGTGGACCGCCGCCGGGTCGATGGCGCGACGCGGCGGGTGGTGGCCCTAAACGACCTGGTGCTGGCCGTGCCGGCCGGCAATCCGGCCAAAGTGGACAATCTCGACAGCCTGTCTCGCGGCGGCGTGCGCCGCATCGGCGTCGGCAACCCCGAATCCGTGCCGGCCGGACGCTACGCCAAGCGGGCCTTGCAGCAAAAGGCCCTGTGGTTCGCCCTGACCTCCAAGCTCGTCTACTACCCTTCGGTGCGCCACGTCCTGGCCGCCCTGGCCAAGGGCGAAATTGACGCCGGCTTCGTCTACGCCACCGACGCCGCCGCCGGCCGGGCCGTGGCCGTGGCCGCGCCGGTTCCCCTGCCCTCGCCCGTCACCTACGTGGCCGCCGTGGCCGCCAAGGCGGCCGATCCCAAGATGGCCGCCGCCTTCATCAACTACCTCGCCTCGCCCGAAGGCGTTGCGACGCTGGGACGTTACGGCTTCGCGCCGCCGCCCCAACAATAA
- a CDS encoding TOBE domain-containing protein — protein sequence MTTAEETIFDLVNRLDVPTLRRLCDHAGATLARKDLDAPPRHTPRGTAACQVALFSVPSGIRYLDADELDRLTKAFVVWRDAARTPSIRRARERMRLVYAMLRLSGAKLGEVLAVNERTDIDRTKCTVRFPASHDGEAARKVVMPRDFLDDVERFASAPINRALRGELFRLDPGFVRRKLYEQAKRAGLPPGRVSPTALRHSRAVELLRSGVPLPVVHMMLGHSSVVLTSIYCSFSDADCQRIVSRCVAKETRMKTSARNTFFGAVSSVRKSPLFTEISMTTTTNQEIVAVITNESFDRLGLSEAEPVTALVKAPWVLLAKDENKAKTSARNCFSGKVTGIRGDGVAVEIMGELLDGTPMCALITAESVESLDLKEGDMVWFSFKAFSVIINIP from the coding sequence ATGACCACCGCTGAAGAAACCATATTCGATCTCGTCAATCGCCTGGACGTCCCCACGTTGCGACGCCTGTGCGATCATGCCGGCGCGACCCTGGCCCGCAAGGATCTCGACGCCCCACCCCGGCATACGCCGCGCGGGACCGCCGCCTGCCAGGTCGCCCTGTTCAGCGTGCCGTCCGGCATCCGCTACCTCGACGCCGACGAACTTGATCGCCTGACCAAGGCTTTTGTCGTCTGGCGCGACGCCGCCCGCACGCCGTCGATCCGCCGCGCCAGGGAGCGCATGCGCCTGGTCTATGCCATGCTGCGCTTAAGCGGGGCCAAGCTCGGCGAGGTGCTGGCGGTCAACGAACGCACGGACATCGACCGCACCAAGTGCACGGTGCGCTTTCCCGCCAGCCACGACGGCGAGGCCGCCCGCAAGGTCGTCATGCCGCGTGATTTCCTGGACGATGTGGAGCGTTTCGCTTCGGCCCCCATCAACCGGGCGCTGCGCGGGGAGCTGTTCCGCCTCGACCCCGGCTTCGTGCGCCGCAAGCTCTACGAGCAGGCCAAGCGGGCCGGACTGCCGCCGGGACGGGTGAGTCCCACGGCCTTGCGCCATTCCCGAGCCGTGGAACTGCTGCGCAGCGGCGTCCCCCTGCCCGTGGTGCATATGATGCTCGGCCATTCCAGCGTGGTCTTGACCTCCATCTACTGTTCGTTTTCCGACGCCGACTGCCAACGCATCGTCAGCCGATGCGTCGCCAAGGAGACCCGCATGAAGACCAGCGCCCGCAACACGTTTTTCGGAGCCGTTTCGAGCGTGCGCAAAAGCCCGCTGTTCACGGAAATTTCCATGACCACCACCACCAACCAGGAGATTGTGGCGGTCATCACCAACGAGAGTTTCGACCGCCTGGGCCTGTCCGAGGCCGAGCCGGTGACCGCCCTGGTCAAAGCCCCGTGGGTGCTTCTGGCCAAGGACGAAAACAAGGCCAAGACCAGCGCCCGCAACTGTTTTTCCGGCAAGGTCACGGGCATTCGGGGCGACGGCGTGGCCGTGGAGATCATGGGCGAGCTCCTCGACGGCACGCCCATGTGCGCGCTGATTACCGCCGAGTCCGTGGAAAGCCTGGACCTCAAGGAAGGCGACATGGTGTGGTTTTCCTTCAAGGCCTTCAGCGTCATCATCAACATCCCGTAA
- a CDS encoding carboxypeptidase M32 translates to MTAREAYDALLAHSRASADIIAALSLLGWDQQVMLPAQAHAGRANQIGALTAILHRRACDPAMGQWLAACEGSELTAAPATPEAANIRELRRDYDQAVKIPEALAVALAQAASTGQRAWELARKDNDFQAFAPHLQTLLDLSREKAQALGYQTEAYDALLDLYEPGEKAAAIAPVLAELRDAAVDILGRIKDAPAPADLPDGPYDIAAQEKLLRQVTALIGLSPTASRLDVSAHPFSTLIGPGDARITTRFDPADFTKAFFGAVHETGHALYSLGHVGNGHYGTPMGEPASFAVHESQSRLWENQVARSLPFWQHVTPLAAACFPQLADTSPEAMVKAVGAVRPGLIRVDADETTYNLHIILRFELELALIRSDLAVADLPGAWNEKSQAILGLTPPTDALGCLQDVHWSTGAFGYFPTYSLGNIYAACLFEAAGRAIPDLPERMAAGDFAPLRQWLDVNIHAKGRQLPPRTLIAAATGQDPTAAPLVRHLRAKAAAIYGV, encoded by the coding sequence ATGACCGCCCGCGAAGCTTATGACGCCCTTTTGGCCCACAGCCGGGCCTCGGCCGACATCATCGCCGCCTTAAGCCTGCTGGGTTGGGACCAGCAGGTCATGCTGCCGGCCCAGGCCCATGCCGGCCGGGCCAACCAGATCGGGGCCCTGACCGCCATCCTCCACCGCCGGGCCTGCGATCCGGCCATGGGCCAGTGGCTGGCCGCCTGCGAAGGCTCGGAACTGACCGCCGCCCCGGCCACGCCCGAGGCGGCCAACATCCGGGAGCTGCGCCGCGACTACGACCAGGCCGTGAAAATCCCCGAAGCCCTGGCCGTGGCCCTGGCCCAGGCCGCCAGCACCGGCCAGCGGGCCTGGGAACTGGCGCGCAAGGACAACGATTTCCAAGCCTTTGCCCCCCATCTGCAAACGCTGCTCGACCTGTCCCGGGAAAAGGCCCAGGCCCTCGGCTACCAGACCGAAGCCTACGACGCCCTGCTCGACCTCTACGAGCCCGGCGAAAAAGCCGCTGCCATCGCCCCGGTCCTGGCCGAACTGCGCGACGCCGCCGTCGATATCCTCGGCCGCATCAAGGACGCCCCGGCCCCGGCCGATCTCCCGGACGGCCCCTACGACATTGCCGCCCAGGAAAAACTCCTGCGCCAGGTGACGGCGCTTATCGGCCTGTCGCCCACCGCCTCGCGCCTGGACGTTTCGGCCCATCCCTTCTCGACGCTCATCGGCCCCGGCGACGCCCGCATCACCACCCGCTTCGACCCAGCCGACTTCACCAAGGCCTTTTTCGGAGCCGTCCACGAGACCGGCCACGCCCTCTATAGCCTTGGCCACGTGGGCAACGGCCACTACGGCACGCCCATGGGCGAACCGGCTTCCTTCGCCGTCCACGAATCCCAGTCCCGGCTGTGGGAAAACCAAGTGGCCCGAAGCCTGCCCTTCTGGCAACACGTCACGCCCCTGGCCGCCGCCTGCTTCCCCCAACTGGCGGACACCTCCCCCGAGGCCATGGTCAAGGCCGTGGGCGCGGTGCGGCCCGGGCTCATCCGGGTGGACGCCGACGAGACCACCTACAATCTCCACATCATCCTGCGCTTCGAACTCGAACTGGCCCTTATCCGCAGTGATCTCGCCGTGGCCGATCTGCCCGGGGCCTGGAACGAAAAATCCCAAGCCATCCTGGGCCTCACCCCGCCCACCGACGCCCTGGGCTGCCTCCAGGACGTCCACTGGTCCACCGGCGCGTTCGGCTATTTCCCCACCTACAGCCTGGGCAACATCTACGCCGCCTGCCTGTTCGAAGCCGCCGGCCGGGCCATCCCGGACCTGCCCGAACGCATGGCCGCCGGCGACTTCGCGCCCCTGCGCCAGTGGCTTGACGTCAACATCCACGCCAAGGGCCGCCAACTGCCCCCCCGGACGCTCATCGCCGCCGCCACCGGCCAGGACCCCACCGCCGCCCCCCTGGTGCGCCACCTGCGCGCCAAGGCTGCGGCGATTTATGGGGTGTAA